A stretch of the Candidatus Jettenia sp. AMX2 genome encodes the following:
- a CDS encoding corrinoid protein — protein MEKSDILNKLAQAVIDMDITRTAEIAAEAIRCRIDPYEAIMDGLAKGMDRVNELFENEEYFVPEILLCADAMYAGIEVLRPHLSKEDKWNRKKVVIGVVKGDTHDIGKNLVKIMLDNAGFEIHDLGRNVPYSQFIDTAGELQADLVCLSTLMTTTMDGMQVVIEELRKSGIASKVMVGGGPISSVFANNIGADGYAKNAAEAVKVAKDIIQGVPLNILSFKTPELVSIKRNREGLR, from the coding sequence ATGGAAAAATCTGACATTTTAAACAAACTGGCTCAGGCTGTAATAGACATGGATATAACCCGCACTGCTGAAATAGCCGCTGAAGCAATAAGATGCAGGATAGATCCCTATGAAGCAATTATGGACGGACTTGCAAAGGGAATGGATAGGGTTAATGAATTATTTGAGAATGAGGAGTACTTTGTTCCGGAAATCCTTCTGTGTGCTGATGCCATGTATGCTGGGATTGAGGTACTCAGACCTCATTTATCCAAAGAGGATAAGTGGAACAGGAAAAAAGTGGTTATTGGTGTTGTAAAGGGGGATACCCATGATATTGGGAAAAATCTGGTAAAGATCATGCTGGATAACGCCGGGTTTGAAATACATGACCTTGGCAGAAATGTTCCCTACTCGCAGTTTATTGATACAGCAGGTGAATTGCAGGCTGACCTGGTCTGCCTTTCTACCCTTATGACAACAACCATGGACGGCATGCAGGTTGTTATTGAGGAACTCAGGAAGTCAGGTATAGCATCTAAGGTCATGGTAGGCGGCGGGCCGATATCTTCCGTGTTTGCAAACAATATTGGCGCAGACGGATATGCGAAAAACGCAGCAGAGGCGGTCAAAGTTGCTAAAGATATTATCCAGGGGGTTCCCCTTAATATCCTGTCATTTAAAACACCGGAACTGGTAAGTATAAAAAGAAATCGTGAGGGTTTAAGATGA
- a CDS encoding GNAT family N-acetyltransferase codes for MPAIKQPRVPAICLRPATVRDIRAILELEKLGFARVEERFNRRQIENLLAKPSAIVIVAEGNNRVLGWAAGLIRRYLKSYTGRVYAVAVHPDARGKGVGQGLVRYILHLLAEFGARRIFLEVNIKNNEAINLYHKLGFVYQRNLVDYYGTGHHGLRMVLLTSPYNSKSD; via the coding sequence ATGCCAGCGATTAAACAGCCCAGAGTTCCTGCCATTTGCCTCCGTCCTGCAACGGTTCGTGATATCAGGGCAATCCTTGAACTGGAAAAGCTTGGCTTTGCACGTGTTGAGGAGAGATTCAATCGCAGGCAAATAGAGAATCTCTTAGCAAAACCATCTGCTATTGTTATTGTTGCAGAAGGTAATAACCGGGTATTGGGATGGGCAGCGGGATTGATACGCCGATACCTGAAATCCTATACTGGCCGGGTTTATGCAGTGGCAGTACACCCTGATGCAAGGGGAAAGGGTGTTGGACAAGGACTAGTCCGTTATATTCTTCATTTGCTTGCTGAATTTGGCGCCAGGCGTATTTTCCTGGAAGTCAATATAAAAAACAATGAAGCAATAAATCTCTATCATAAACTTGGTTTTGTCTATCAAAGAAATCTGGTTGATTATTATGGTACAGGCCACCATGGTTTGCGTATGGTATTATTAACCTCACCTTACAACTCTAAATCTGATTGA
- a CDS encoding HAD family phosphatase, protein MKAILFDMDGVLVDSMFFHAEAWELVMKTEGITIDKKLIYELEGANYRQVVDAIFRSAGRIPAEEEIQKLASKKMEIFEQIEQVKPFAGMQELLEVLKPKYKLAVVSGSNYKTVHKILCTFFPNTFQVIIDGEITRISKPSPEPYLIAVQRLGVPKDQCLVIENAPFGIRSAKSAGLRCIAIPSYLGREYLKEADVIIENLREIVNYLQENTEHADKKG, encoded by the coding sequence ATGAAAGCGATACTTTTTGATATGGACGGTGTGCTTGTTGATTCTATGTTTTTCCATGCAGAGGCCTGGGAACTTGTAATGAAGACAGAAGGTATAACTATTGATAAGAAATTGATTTATGAACTTGAGGGAGCAAATTACCGGCAGGTAGTCGATGCAATATTCAGAAGTGCCGGACGTATCCCTGCAGAAGAAGAAATACAAAAGCTTGCCAGTAAAAAGATGGAGATTTTTGAACAGATTGAACAGGTGAAACCTTTTGCTGGCATGCAGGAACTTCTTGAAGTATTGAAGCCAAAATATAAACTTGCAGTTGTCTCAGGTTCAAACTATAAGACAGTACATAAGATACTATGTACCTTCTTTCCAAATACCTTTCAGGTAATTATTGATGGAGAAATAACCAGGATTAGCAAACCGTCACCGGAACCATATCTTATTGCTGTACAGAGGCTTGGCGTACCAAAAGATCAATGCCTTGTCATAGAAAATGCCCCTTTCGGTATACGATCGGCAAAGAGTGCCGGTTTGCGATGCATTGCAATCCCTTCTTACCTCGGCAGGGAATATCTGAAAGAGGCAGATGTAATTATAGAAAACCTCCGGGAGATTGTGAATTATTTACAAGAGAATACGGAACACGCGGATAAAAAAGGATGA
- a CDS encoding HU family DNA-binding protein — MNKQDLIDNVAKELEISAKKAEEAVNTIINNIQKGLKKDKRVQLIGFGSFEVRTRKARKGRNPQTGEVIKIKASKTVAFKAGKKMKAMI; from the coding sequence TTGAATAAGCAAGATTTAATTGACAATGTAGCAAAAGAACTGGAAATATCAGCAAAGAAAGCAGAAGAGGCGGTAAATACAATAATAAATAATATTCAGAAGGGACTGAAAAAAGACAAACGTGTACAACTGATCGGATTTGGTTCGTTTGAAGTAAGAACAAGAAAGGCCAGAAAAGGGAGAAATCCGCAGACTGGCGAAGTAATAAAGATTAAAGCTAGCAAAACGGTAGCCTTCAAGGCCGGGAAAAAGATGAAGGCTATGATTTAA
- a CDS encoding uroporphyrinogen decarboxylase family protein, whose protein sequence is MNYTDEMTPKERFLAYLQGKKVDRLIVSPLILNFASRSLNLKVRDFCTSGKNMGNANIACFKKYRHDVVYLFSTTSTLAEAMGTKMYFPEDDAPQVETPYVQTREDLRKLKPADPEKDGRLPVYLEAVKRCVDTIGDEVFIVPVIGAPFTTSAALRGTETFVKELYTDPELIHTLMRVATQSVKNLIDAYVKAGGVPVTVEPIATGSMISEKHFREFVLPYLKEVYSRIHSYNLPGVLHICGKTKRVIQCMAESGANILSIDNVDLMEARKLVGEKVCLMGNVSPADGMLKGTPEIITEMVQDCVMKASDNPGGFILATGCEVPIHTPDDNMVAFLEAGRRYARIPVGSFG, encoded by the coding sequence ATGAATTATACAGACGAGATGACACCAAAAGAAAGATTTCTGGCGTATCTGCAGGGAAAGAAGGTTGACAGACTCATTGTAAGCCCGTTAATTCTTAATTTTGCATCCCGAAGCCTGAATTTAAAGGTAAGGGATTTCTGCACCAGTGGTAAAAATATGGGAAACGCCAATATCGCCTGTTTTAAGAAATACCGTCACGATGTTGTTTACCTGTTTTCCACTACTTCTACATTGGCAGAGGCAATGGGTACCAAAATGTACTTTCCCGAGGATGATGCACCGCAGGTAGAAACCCCATATGTGCAAACAAGAGAAGACCTCAGGAAACTGAAACCGGCCGATCCGGAGAAGGACGGCAGGTTGCCCGTATACCTCGAAGCAGTAAAACGATGTGTGGATACAATTGGAGACGAGGTTTTTATCGTACCCGTTATCGGTGCGCCTTTCACCACTTCTGCTGCCTTGAGAGGGACAGAAACGTTTGTAAAGGAACTTTATACGGACCCTGAGTTGATCCACACACTTATGAGGGTAGCTACCCAGTCAGTCAAAAACCTTATTGATGCTTATGTAAAAGCAGGGGGTGTACCTGTTACTGTAGAACCAATAGCAACAGGTTCTATGATAAGTGAAAAACATTTCAGGGAATTCGTCTTACCGTATCTGAAAGAGGTATATTCAAGAATCCATTCTTACAACCTTCCGGGTGTATTACACATCTGTGGAAAGACAAAAAGAGTGATACAATGTATGGCAGAAAGCGGAGCCAATATCCTGAGTATTGATAATGTTGACCTCATGGAAGCCAGAAAACTGGTTGGAGAAAAGGTTTGTTTGATGGGAAATGTGAGCCCTGCCGACGGTATGCTCAAGGGAACCCCGGAGATCATTACGGAAATGGTTCAGGATTGTGTAATGAAGGCATCCGATAATCCCGGCGGATTTATCCTTGCCACAGGCTGCGAGGTGCCTATTCATACACCGGATGATAACATGGTCGCTTTCCTTGAAGCAGGGAGGAGGTATGCACGGATTCCGGTTGGTTCGTTTGGATAG
- a CDS encoding MtaA/CmuA family methyltransferase, with amino-acid sequence MTEKERLLNVLYGKRVDRPPVICPGGMMTMASREVMIRTDCCWPEVHRDAEKMARLSLAMHNETGIENLGIPFCMTVEAEALGGEVEDGDEITSPHMVNYPLSSVREWRNLKELNPHEDGRLPVILACTGIVRKIMPDTAVIGNLVGPLSLASSLIDAALLLKALKKDPEEVHDFLMFLTDNSIRYGEALVKSGADVIMISDPSATGEILGPKMFREFALPYLNRMITCMHALNKPVIVHICGNVNPIYEPLGLIASECISVDSIVNMRDIKDKLPDKRLMGNVCTGLLQNGPSDIIQGVSKRLLNLGVDILAPACGLSAKTPVRHIKAMAETAKTGILHGT; translated from the coding sequence ATGACGGAAAAAGAAAGACTCCTTAATGTACTTTATGGTAAGAGGGTTGACAGGCCGCCCGTTATCTGCCCTGGTGGCATGATGACCATGGCAAGTCGGGAAGTTATGATACGGACTGACTGTTGTTGGCCTGAAGTTCATAGAGATGCCGAAAAAATGGCAAGGCTTTCCCTTGCCATGCATAATGAAACAGGTATTGAAAACCTTGGCATTCCCTTTTGTATGACCGTTGAAGCTGAAGCACTGGGTGGTGAGGTTGAAGACGGTGACGAGATCACCAGCCCCCATATGGTAAATTACCCCCTCTCATCGGTTAGAGAGTGGAGAAATCTGAAGGAACTTAATCCTCATGAGGACGGACGCCTTCCTGTAATCCTTGCATGTACCGGGATAGTAAGGAAGATAATGCCCGATACTGCTGTAATAGGCAATCTGGTTGGCCCGTTAAGTCTTGCAAGCTCCCTGATAGATGCAGCACTGCTTCTGAAGGCATTGAAAAAGGATCCCGAAGAGGTCCATGATTTTTTAATGTTTTTAACAGACAACAGTATCAGGTACGGTGAAGCCCTGGTAAAGAGCGGTGCGGACGTTATCATGATATCCGATCCTTCTGCAACTGGTGAAATACTCGGCCCAAAAATGTTCAGGGAATTTGCACTCCCGTATTTAAACAGAATGATAACTTGCATGCATGCTTTAAACAAACCGGTCATTGTTCACATCTGCGGAAATGTAAATCCTATTTACGAACCACTCGGATTAATTGCCTCCGAATGCATCAGTGTAGATTCAATCGTTAATATGAGAGACATAAAAGACAAACTTCCCGATAAGAGACTCATGGGCAATGTGTGTACGGGACTTTTACAAAATGGTCCTTCAGACATAATACAGGGTGTATCGAAGCGGCTTTTAAATCTTGGCGTTGACATCCTTGCCCCTGCATGTGGACTGAGCGCCAAAACGCCGGTCAGACATATTAAAGCTATGGCAGAAACAGCAAAGACCGGCATACTGCACGGAACATGA